One region of Oxalobacteraceae bacterium OTU3CAMAD1 genomic DNA includes:
- a CDS encoding FAD-binding protein, translated as MVALVIAEHDNASLKGSTLHTVTAAAQCGGDVHVLVAGSNAGAAAAAAAQIAGVSKVIVADAAHFADGLAENVAEQVLALAGSYSHILAPATAYGKNILPRVAAKLDVAQISEITKVDSPDTFERPIYAGNAIAYVQSSDKIKVITVRSTGFDAAAATGGSAATETVTAVGDSGKSSFVGRELAKSDRPELTAAKVIVSGGRGMGSGDAFKILEPLADKLNAAMGASRAAVDAGYVPNDWQVGQTGKIVAPTLYIAVGISGAIQHLAGMKDSKTIVAINKDPEAPIFSVADYGIVGDLFEIVPQLVAELG; from the coding sequence ATGGTCGCATTAGTCATCGCAGAACACGACAACGCCAGCCTGAAGGGCAGCACCCTCCACACCGTGACCGCAGCCGCCCAGTGCGGCGGCGACGTGCACGTGCTGGTCGCAGGTTCCAACGCCGGCGCCGCAGCCGCAGCAGCCGCGCAAATCGCCGGCGTGTCGAAAGTCATCGTGGCCGACGCCGCACACTTCGCCGACGGCCTGGCCGAGAACGTCGCCGAGCAGGTGCTGGCGCTGGCCGGCTCGTACAGCCACATCCTGGCTCCGGCCACCGCCTACGGCAAGAACATCCTGCCGCGCGTGGCCGCCAAGCTGGACGTGGCGCAGATTTCGGAAATCACCAAAGTCGATTCGCCCGACACCTTCGAACGTCCGATCTACGCCGGTAACGCCATCGCCTACGTGCAATCGTCGGACAAGATCAAGGTCATCACCGTGCGCTCGACCGGCTTCGACGCCGCCGCCGCCACCGGTGGTTCGGCCGCGACCGAGACCGTCACCGCCGTCGGCGATTCGGGCAAGTCGAGCTTTGTCGGCCGCGAGCTGGCCAAGTCGGACCGTCCGGAACTGACCGCCGCCAAAGTCATCGTTTCCGGTGGCCGCGGCATGGGTTCGGGCGACGCCTTCAAGATCCTGGAGCCGTTGGCCGACAAGCTGAACGCCGCCATGGGCGCCTCGCGCGCAGCGGTCGACGCCGGCTATGTGCCGAACGACTGGCAAGTGGGCCAGACCGGCAAGATCGTCGCGCCGACCCTGTACATCGCCGTCGGTATTTCCGGCGCGATCCAGCACTTGGCCGGCATGAAGGATTCGAAGACCATCGTCGCGATCAATAAAGATCCGGAAGCACCGATCTTCTCCGTGGCCGACTACGGCATCGTTGGCGATCTGTTCGAAATCGTGCCGCAACTGGTCGCAGAACTGGGCTAA
- a CDS encoding sulfurtransferase TusA family protein, protein MEFHKELDARGLNCPLPILKAKKALSELQSGEVLRIMATDPGSVRDFQAFAKQTGNALLSHVQTGREFVFLMQRK, encoded by the coding sequence ATGGAATTCCATAAAGAACTCGACGCGCGCGGCTTAAATTGCCCGCTGCCGATTCTTAAGGCTAAAAAAGCCTTGTCCGAGCTGCAAAGCGGCGAAGTGCTGCGTATTATGGCAACCGACCCCGGTTCTGTGCGCGACTTCCAGGCGTTCGCCAAACAAACCGGCAACGCGCTGCTGTCCCATGTTCAAACCGGACGCGAGTTCGTCTTTTTGATGCAGCGCAAATAA
- a CDS encoding GNAT family N-acetyltransferase has protein sequence MSSNVTLEEITGHNFEAFMEMELPDHQRDFIASNAFSIAQAKFYADYIPRGIYCDGEPAGFLLYDRQSNDNPGEYGIYRFMVDFPRQGKGIGRRAMALLLDELKAKPDVKLITICYKPGNVAARTFYQSFGFEETGLDEIGEMIAVIRVA, from the coding sequence ATGAGCAGTAACGTCACTTTGGAAGAAATTACCGGTCACAACTTCGAAGCCTTCATGGAGATGGAGCTGCCCGACCACCAGCGCGATTTCATCGCCAGCAATGCCTTCTCGATCGCGCAGGCCAAGTTCTACGCCGATTACATCCCGCGCGGCATCTACTGCGACGGCGAGCCGGCCGGCTTCCTGCTGTACGACCGCCAGTCGAACGACAATCCGGGCGAGTATGGCATCTACCGCTTCATGGTGGATTTCCCCCGCCAGGGCAAAGGCATCGGCCGACGCGCGATGGCACTGCTGCTCGACGAGCTCAAGGCCAAGCCGGACGTCAAGCTGATCACGATCTGCTACAAGCCTGGCAACGTCGCCGCGCGCACGTTCTACCAAAGCTTCGGCTTCGAGGAAACCGGCCTCGACGAGATCGGCGAGATGATCGCGGTGATACGGGTAGCCTGA
- a CDS encoding electron transfer flavoprotein subunit beta/FixA family protein has translation MKVLVPVKRVVDYNVKVRVKSDGTGVDIANVKMSMNPFDEIALEEAMRLKEAGKVTEVVAVSCGVTQCQETLRTGMAIGADRGILVETSVELEPLAVAKLLKALADKEQPQLIILGKQAIDDDSNQTGQMLAALLGWPQATFASKVVLEDGKVTVTREVDGGLETLALTLPAIVTTDLRLNEPRYVTLPNIMKAKKKPLDVTKPEDLGVDVTPRLKTLKVVEPAKRSAGIKVPDVATLVAKLRTEAKVI, from the coding sequence ATGAAAGTCTTGGTACCCGTCAAACGCGTGGTCGACTATAACGTCAAGGTTCGCGTCAAGTCCGACGGCACTGGCGTCGATATCGCCAACGTCAAAATGTCGATGAACCCTTTCGATGAAATCGCGCTGGAAGAGGCGATGCGCCTGAAGGAAGCCGGCAAGGTCACCGAAGTGGTGGCGGTGTCGTGCGGCGTGACCCAGTGCCAGGAAACCCTGCGTACCGGCATGGCGATCGGTGCTGATCGCGGCATCCTGGTCGAGACTTCGGTCGAGCTCGAGCCGCTGGCCGTCGCCAAGCTGCTCAAAGCGCTGGCCGACAAGGAACAGCCGCAGCTGATCATCCTGGGCAAGCAGGCGATCGACGACGACTCCAACCAGACCGGCCAGATGCTGGCGGCCCTGCTGGGTTGGCCGCAAGCGACGTTCGCGTCGAAAGTGGTGCTGGAAGACGGCAAAGTGACCGTCACCCGCGAAGTGGACGGCGGCCTGGAAACCCTGGCGCTGACCCTGCCGGCGATCGTCACCACCGACCTGCGCCTGAACGAGCCGCGCTATGTGACCCTGCCGAACATCATGAAGGCGAAGAAAAAGCCGCTGGACGTGACCAAGCCGGAAGACCTGGGCGTCGATGTGACCCCGCGCCTGAAAACCCTGAAAGTCGTCGAGCCTGCCAAGCGCTCGGCCGGCATCAAGGTCCCGGACGTCGCCACCCTGGTCGCAAAACTGCGCACCGAAGCCAAAGTCATCTAA
- the alaS gene encoding alanine--tRNA ligase: protein MKSTEIREKFLKFFESKGHSIVRSSSLVPGNDPTLLLTNSGMVQFKDVFTGTDSRPYTRATSVQRCVRAGGKHNDLENVGYTARHHTFFEMLGNFSFGDYFKRDAINFAWELLTKVYGLPADKLTVTVYMEDDEAYDIWANEVGVPKERIIRIGDNKGSRYASDNFWQMADTGPCGPCTEIFYDHGADIPGGPPGSPDEDGDRFIEIWNLVFMQFNRDEAGVMHKLPKPCVDTGMGMERLAAVLQHVHSNYEIDLFQALIKAAARETGATDLENKSLRVIADHIRASAFMIVDGVIPGSEGRAYVLRRIIRRALRHGHKLGQTKPFFYKLVADLAIEMGGAYPELEEAKDRVAQMLKAEEERFGETLETGMKVLEAQLAKDSTGIDGATAFTLYETYGFPPDLTADICRERNISFDQEGYDAALKESQELSRKGGKSIKDSKVEYSGEKNKFVGYDNLSHATAKIVALYAGGTSVQELTAGQSGIVVLDTTPFYAESGGQVGDQGVISAGTAAFNVDDTLKIQADVFGHHGTLAAGSLKVGDAASADVDQGKRARTIRNHSATHLMHKALREVLGGHVAQKGSLVDADKTRFDFSHNAPLTAEQIAEVEAKVNKEILENHATKAQHMSFDDAVKHGAMALFGEKYGDEVRVLDIGTSKELCGGVHVQRTGDIGLFKIISESGVAAGIRRVEAVTGEGALALVQSMNRRLLEAAAALKSNPEELTARIGQVQDHVKALEKELAALKSKLASGQGDELVTQAVDVNGIKVLAATLDGADVARLRETMDKLKDKLKTAAIVLASVADGKVSLIAGVTADATSKVKAGELVNFVAQQVGGKGGGRPDMAQAGGTDPSGLPAALAGVAAWVGERASK, encoded by the coding sequence ATGAAATCAACTGAAATCCGCGAGAAATTCCTCAAGTTTTTTGAATCCAAGGGTCATTCGATTGTCCGTTCCAGCTCCCTGGTACCTGGCAACGACCCGACCTTGCTGCTGACCAACAGCGGCATGGTGCAATTCAAGGACGTGTTCACCGGCACCGATAGCCGTCCGTACACCCGCGCCACCTCCGTGCAGCGCTGCGTGCGCGCCGGCGGCAAGCACAACGATCTGGAAAACGTCGGCTACACGGCCCGTCACCACACCTTCTTCGAAATGCTGGGCAACTTCAGCTTCGGCGACTATTTCAAGCGCGACGCCATCAACTTCGCCTGGGAATTGCTGACCAAGGTCTATGGCCTGCCGGCGGACAAGTTGACCGTCACCGTCTACATGGAAGACGACGAGGCCTACGATATCTGGGCCAACGAAGTGGGCGTGCCGAAAGAGCGCATCATCCGCATCGGCGACAACAAGGGTTCGCGTTACGCTTCGGATAACTTCTGGCAGATGGCTGACACCGGCCCATGCGGCCCGTGCACCGAGATCTTCTACGACCACGGCGCCGATATTCCGGGCGGCCCGCCAGGCTCGCCGGACGAGGACGGCGACCGCTTCATCGAAATCTGGAACCTGGTGTTCATGCAGTTCAACCGCGACGAAGCGGGCGTGATGCACAAACTGCCGAAGCCGTGCGTCGATACCGGCATGGGCATGGAGCGCCTGGCCGCCGTGCTGCAGCACGTGCATTCGAACTACGAGATCGACCTGTTCCAGGCGCTGATCAAGGCCGCCGCGCGCGAAACCGGCGCCACCGACCTGGAAAACAAGTCGCTGCGCGTGATCGCCGACCACATCCGCGCTTCGGCGTTCATGATCGTCGACGGCGTGATTCCGGGCAGCGAAGGCCGCGCCTACGTTCTGCGCCGCATCATCCGCCGCGCGCTGCGCCACGGCCACAAGCTGGGCCAGACCAAGCCGTTCTTCTACAAGCTGGTGGCCGACCTGGCGATCGAGATGGGCGGCGCTTATCCGGAGCTGGAAGAAGCCAAGGACCGCGTCGCGCAAATGTTGAAGGCCGAGGAAGAACGCTTCGGCGAAACGCTGGAAACCGGCATGAAAGTGCTGGAAGCCCAGCTGGCCAAGGACAGCACCGGCATCGACGGCGCCACCGCCTTCACCCTGTACGAAACCTACGGCTTCCCACCGGACCTGACGGCCGACATCTGCCGCGAACGCAACATCAGCTTCGACCAGGAAGGCTATGACGCCGCCCTGAAGGAAAGCCAGGAACTGTCGCGCAAAGGCGGCAAGTCCATCAAGGACAGCAAGGTCGAATACTCGGGCGAGAAAAACAAGTTCGTCGGTTACGACAACCTGAGCCACGCCACCGCCAAGATCGTCGCGCTGTACGCGGGCGGCACCTCGGTGCAGGAACTGACGGCCGGCCAGTCGGGCATCGTGGTGCTGGACACCACGCCGTTCTACGCCGAATCGGGCGGCCAGGTCGGTGACCAAGGTGTCATCAGCGCCGGCACCGCAGCGTTCAACGTCGACGACACGCTCAAAATCCAGGCCGACGTGTTCGGTCACCACGGCACCCTGGCCGCCGGTTCGCTCAAAGTGGGCGACGCGGCCAGCGCCGACGTCGACCAGGGCAAGCGCGCGCGCACCATCCGCAACCACTCGGCGACCCACCTGATGCACAAAGCCCTGCGCGAAGTGCTGGGCGGCCACGTGGCGCAAAAGGGCTCGCTGGTCGACGCGGACAAGACCCGTTTCGACTTCAGCCACAACGCGCCGCTGACGGCCGAGCAGATCGCCGAAGTGGAAGCCAAGGTCAATAAAGAGATCCTGGAAAACCACGCGACCAAGGCGCAGCACATGTCGTTCGACGACGCCGTCAAGCATGGCGCGATGGCGCTGTTCGGCGAGAAGTACGGCGACGAAGTGCGCGTGCTCGACATCGGCACCTCGAAAGAGCTGTGCGGCGGCGTCCACGTGCAGCGCACCGGCGATATCGGCCTGTTCAAGATCATCTCGGAAAGCGGCGTCGCCGCCGGTATCCGCCGCGTCGAAGCGGTGACCGGCGAGGGCGCGCTGGCGCTGGTGCAGTCGATGAACCGCCGCCTGCTGGAAGCGGCGGCCGCGCTGAAATCGAATCCTGAAGAACTGACCGCGCGTATCGGCCAGGTGCAGGACCACGTCAAGGCGCTGGAGAAGGAACTGGCCGCGCTGAAGTCGAAACTGGCTTCGGGGCAGGGCGACGAGCTGGTCACGCAAGCGGTGGACGTCAACGGCATCAAGGTGCTGGCGGCAACGCTGGACGGCGCCGACGTGGCCCGCCTGCGCGAGACCATGGATAAGCTCAAGGACAAGCTGAAGACGGCCGCCATCGTGCTGGCGAGCGTCGCCGACGGCAAGGTCAGCCTGATCGCCGGCGTGACGGCGGACGCCACCTCCAAGGTCAAGGCCGGCGAGCTGGTGAACTTCGTTGCACAACAAGTGGGCGGAAAAGGCGGCGGTCGCCCCGATATGGCGCAGGCCGGCGGTACCGATCCGAGCGGCTTGCCGGCGGCGCTGGCCGGTGTGGCGGCGTGGGTGGGCGAGCGCGCTTCGAAATAA
- a CDS encoding CoA transferase, protein MTAQKALSHIRVLDLSRVLAGPWCSQNLADLGADVIKIERPGAGDDTRAWGPPYARDADGNDTTEAAYYLAANRGKRSVTMDIASAEGQALLRELVKHCDVVLENYKVGQLKRYGLDYDSLQAIKPDLVYCSVTGFGQDGPYAHRAGYDFLIQGMGGLMSVTGERDDLPGGGPQKAGVALTDLMTGMYATIAILAALTQRDRDGGGQYIDMALLDVQVAMLANMGSNYLNSGKPPKRWGNAHPNIVPYQTFACSDGYIIVATGNDGQYQKFVEVGGRGDLAFHERYATNPLRVKNRDELVPLLAAMVLAHSRDFWIDKLEAVGVPCGPINNLDDVYKNPQVLARELVMEVPHPTAGRVKLVRSPMRMSGAPADDASTLPPPLLGQHTDEVLRDLLGHSDADITTLRNKGVL, encoded by the coding sequence ATGACAGCTCAAAAAGCGTTAAGCCACATCCGCGTGCTCGATCTGAGCCGGGTATTGGCCGGACCGTGGTGCTCGCAGAATCTGGCCGACCTGGGCGCCGACGTCATCAAGATCGAACGTCCCGGCGCCGGCGACGACACGCGCGCCTGGGGTCCGCCCTACGCCAGGGACGCCGACGGCAACGACACCACCGAGGCCGCCTACTACCTGGCCGCCAACCGCGGCAAGCGCTCGGTGACGATGGACATCGCCAGCGCCGAGGGCCAGGCGCTGCTGCGCGAGCTGGTCAAGCATTGCGACGTGGTGCTGGAGAACTACAAGGTCGGCCAGCTCAAACGCTACGGCCTCGATTACGACTCGCTCCAGGCGATCAAGCCGGACCTGGTCTATTGCTCGGTGACCGGTTTCGGCCAGGACGGCCCGTACGCGCACCGCGCCGGCTACGACTTCCTGATCCAGGGCATGGGCGGGCTGATGTCGGTGACCGGCGAGCGCGACGACCTGCCCGGCGGCGGCCCGCAAAAAGCCGGCGTTGCGCTGACCGACCTGATGACCGGCATGTACGCCACCATCGCCATCCTCGCCGCGCTGACCCAGCGCGACCGCGACGGCGGCGGCCAGTACATCGACATGGCGCTGCTCGACGTGCAGGTGGCGATGCTGGCCAACATGGGCAGCAACTACCTGAACAGCGGCAAGCCGCCCAAGCGCTGGGGCAACGCGCATCCGAACATCGTGCCGTATCAAACCTTCGCCTGCTCGGACGGCTACATCATCGTCGCCACCGGCAACGACGGCCAGTATCAAAAGTTTGTCGAAGTGGGCGGGCGCGGCGACCTGGCCTTCCACGAGCGCTACGCCACCAATCCGCTGCGCGTGAAAAACCGCGACGAGCTGGTGCCGCTGCTGGCCGCCATGGTGCTGGCGCACAGCCGCGATTTCTGGATCGATAAACTGGAAGCGGTCGGCGTGCCCTGCGGCCCGATCAACAACCTCGACGATGTCTATAAAAATCCGCAGGTGCTGGCGCGCGAACTGGTGATGGAAGTGCCGCACCCGACCGCCGGTAGGGTCAAGCTGGTGCGCAGCCCGATGCGCATGTCCGGCGCGCCGGCCGACGACGCGTCGACCCTGCCACCGCCGCTGCTGGGCCAGCACACCGACGAGGTGCTGCGCGATTTGCTCGGCCACAGCGACGCTGACATCACCACCTTGCGCAACAAAGGAGTTCTTTAA
- the ugpQ gene encoding glycerophosphodiester phosphodiesterase: protein MWPYPKIVAHRGGGTLAPENTVAGLRAGLAYGFHAVEFDVMLSRDGIGMVMHDADFGRTVAGRGSVPETDAVDLASMDAGAWFGQQFKDEPVPYYTQFIDYCQAQRIWMNVEIKPADGFEVETGRWVARVTRDSYADEIAAGDPAAVPLLSSFSFDALAAARDAAPDLPRGYLLDRIPDDWQAQARELGAVAIHTNHKHLTAELARAIKAAGYGLFCYTVNDPERGREILSWGVDGFCTDRIDLIGPTFA from the coding sequence ATGTGGCCGTATCCTAAAATTGTTGCACATCGCGGCGGCGGGACGCTGGCGCCGGAAAACACCGTCGCCGGCCTGCGCGCCGGCCTGGCCTACGGCTTCCATGCCGTCGAGTTCGACGTGATGCTGTCGCGCGACGGCATCGGCATGGTGATGCACGACGCCGACTTCGGCCGCACGGTGGCCGGGCGGGGCAGCGTGCCGGAGACGGACGCCGTCGACCTGGCCTCGATGGACGCGGGCGCCTGGTTCGGCCAGCAGTTCAAGGACGAACCGGTGCCGTACTACACGCAGTTCATCGACTACTGCCAGGCCCAGCGCATCTGGATGAACGTGGAAATCAAGCCGGCCGACGGTTTTGAAGTGGAAACGGGCCGCTGGGTGGCCAGGGTGACCCGCGACAGCTACGCCGACGAGATCGCCGCAGGCGACCCGGCCGCCGTCCCCTTGTTGTCGTCGTTCAGCTTCGACGCCTTGGCGGCCGCCCGCGACGCCGCCCCGGACTTGCCGCGCGGCTACCTGCTGGACCGGATTCCCGACGACTGGCAGGCGCAGGCGCGGGAATTGGGCGCGGTCGCCATCCACACCAACCACAAGCATTTGACCGCCGAGCTGGCGCGGGCGATCAAGGCCGCCGGTTATGGCTTGTTTTGCTACACCGTCAACGACCCCGAGCGGGGCAGGGAGATCCTGTCCTGGGGCGTGGACGGCTTTTGCACCGACCGCATCGATTTGATCGGGCCAACGTTTGCCTGA